A genomic region of Natronosalvus amylolyticus contains the following coding sequences:
- a CDS encoding DUF955 domain-containing protein — MATSNSTRETFDDSDTRHDEMHGTIETWLEDLVCEVDGAVSSDQFREWLDVQSEFHDYSPRNTLLIKLQCPHATRIAGYRTWQNEFDRCVSEGEKAIWIWAPIIARKCPECGNSSSYHERSECEYDDTESDEWNKGLVGFRPAPVFDISQTEGEPLPELETEAIGNANELVPALLEAAVVLEVEVEVVSHREWSHGSAKGVCQYRLEKQPLVEVRDRENEADLGVTLVHEYAHALLHGGLETEDERSKRELEAEAVGYIVGRYFGLDTSGSVFYLAAWEGDDPEMILDRLERISSTAQKIIDIVEEEMDDT, encoded by the coding sequence ATGGCTACGAGCAACAGCACCCGGGAAACGTTCGACGATTCGGATACCCGGCATGACGAGATGCACGGTACGATCGAAACATGGCTCGAGGATCTCGTCTGTGAGGTCGACGGCGCCGTCTCGAGCGACCAGTTCAGAGAGTGGCTCGACGTCCAGAGTGAGTTCCACGACTACTCTCCTCGAAACACACTATTGATCAAGCTTCAGTGTCCGCACGCGACTCGAATCGCTGGCTACAGAACGTGGCAAAACGAGTTCGATCGATGTGTGAGCGAAGGCGAAAAAGCGATCTGGATCTGGGCACCGATCATCGCGAGGAAGTGCCCCGAGTGTGGAAACTCGTCGTCGTACCACGAACGGAGTGAGTGCGAGTACGACGACACTGAATCCGACGAGTGGAACAAGGGGCTTGTCGGCTTTCGGCCAGCACCAGTCTTCGATATCTCTCAGACTGAGGGAGAGCCACTCCCGGAACTCGAGACCGAGGCAATCGGCAATGCCAATGAGTTGGTGCCAGCGCTCCTCGAGGCAGCGGTTGTCCTTGAGGTGGAGGTCGAGGTCGTATCTCATCGGGAATGGTCTCACGGCAGCGCCAAGGGCGTCTGTCAGTATCGTCTGGAGAAACAGCCACTCGTTGAAGTCCGTGATCGCGAAAACGAGGCTGATCTCGGCGTTACACTCGTTCACGAGTACGCTCACGCACTGCTGCACGGTGGTCTCGAGACCGAAGACGAACGGTCAAAGCGTGAACTCGAGGCCGAAGCCGTCGGCTACATCGTCGGTCGATACTTCGGGTTGGACACGAGTGGGTCAGTGTTCTACCTCGCTGCATGGGAAGGTGATGACCCGGAGATGATTCTCGATCGACTCGAGCGGATTAGTTCGACTGCTCAAAAAATTATCGACATCGTCGAGGAGGAGATGGACGATACGTGA
- a CDS encoding PadR family transcriptional regulator — translation MYDLTGFQRDLLYVAAGLNEPHGLAIKDELEDYYEKEIHHGRLYPNLDTLVEKGLIEKGEADRRTNVYSVTRRGHREIEDRRRWEDQYVEDTL, via the coding sequence ATGTACGACCTGACCGGGTTTCAACGTGATCTCCTGTACGTGGCTGCTGGACTCAATGAGCCTCACGGACTCGCGATCAAAGACGAACTCGAGGACTACTACGAGAAAGAGATCCACCACGGCCGTCTCTACCCGAATCTTGACACCCTCGTCGAGAAAGGGCTGATCGAGAAAGGTGAAGCCGACCGTCGGACGAACGTCTATTCTGTGACCCGTCGAGGACATCGAGAGATCGAAGATCGACGCCGGTGGGAAGACCAGTACGTCGAAGACACTCTGTAA